One genomic segment of Peribacillus sp. FSL H8-0477 includes these proteins:
- a CDS encoding IS1182 family transposase has protein sequence MFKEYNMNQLVLPLDLEVKLHKNDLAFHVHHLVESIPHEALEPFLRNEGCPAYHPRMMLKIILCAYTQSVFSGRKMEALLQDSLRMMWLAQGYEPSYRTINRFRVHPEVKELIRQCFVQFRCQLVQEKLIDQEAIFIDGTKIEANANKFTFVWKKSIENYHKSLIEKSNQLYDELIEKEIIPEIERENVEQLSSDELAQVVQKVEDVISEYDKEIEASSDAAERKTLRSERKFPKQVRKQVLNLLIRKQNYQRDFEIFGTRNSYSKTDPDATFMRMKDDYMKNGQLKAGYNLQVATEGQYTLAYSLFSNPTDTRTLIPFLDQIEQNYFELPKHIVADAGYGSEQNYDDILSNRKREALITYGMYQKEQKKKYKQNEFNPDNWQYDKENDTYTCPNQQRLVFKNHSVRTDKSGFTREFKLYECENCTGCPFRSSCTKAKEGTNRKLMVNEKWEQQKEYVRAKLSEEKTSSIYRQRKIDVEPVFGFLKANLRFNRFSVRGQKKVENEMGFALMAVNIRKFAVSR, from the coding sequence ATGTTTAAAGAGTATAACATGAATCAATTAGTTTTGCCTTTAGATTTAGAAGTGAAATTACACAAAAATGATCTTGCCTTCCACGTCCATCACTTAGTTGAAAGTATTCCTCATGAAGCGTTGGAACCTTTCCTGCGAAATGAGGGCTGTCCTGCCTATCATCCACGCATGATGTTGAAAATTATCTTATGTGCCTATACGCAATCTGTTTTTTCAGGGCGGAAAATGGAAGCTCTTTTACAGGACAGCCTCCGAATGATGTGGTTAGCACAAGGATATGAACCAAGTTATCGCACCATTAACCGTTTTCGTGTTCATCCAGAAGTAAAGGAATTAATCCGGCAATGTTTCGTTCAATTCCGTTGCCAGCTTGTTCAAGAGAAACTCATTGATCAAGAAGCAATCTTTATTGATGGAACAAAGATTGAAGCGAATGCGAACAAATTTACATTCGTGTGGAAAAAGTCTATTGAAAACTATCATAAAAGCTTAATCGAAAAATCTAATCAGTTATATGATGAGCTCATTGAAAAAGAAATCATTCCCGAAATCGAACGAGAAAACGTAGAGCAATTGTCCTCAGACGAGTTGGCTCAAGTGGTTCAAAAAGTAGAGGATGTCATTTCTGAATATGACAAAGAAATAGAAGCATCTTCAGATGCGGCAGAACGAAAAACGTTAAGAAGCGAACGAAAATTTCCAAAACAAGTACGGAAACAAGTCCTAAATTTACTTATAAGAAAACAGAACTATCAGCGAGACTTTGAAATCTTTGGCACCAGGAATAGTTATTCAAAAACAGACCCCGATGCGACCTTTATGCGAATGAAAGATGATTATATGAAGAACGGTCAATTGAAAGCTGGTTATAATCTTCAAGTCGCAACAGAAGGCCAATACACCCTGGCCTATAGCCTATTTTCGAATCCGACCGATACTCGCACCCTCATTCCGTTCTTAGATCAAATTGAGCAAAATTATTTCGAGTTGCCGAAGCACATCGTCGCAGATGCCGGATATGGAAGCGAACAGAATTATGATGATATTCTTTCGAATCGTAAAAGGGAAGCATTAATTACCTATGGGATGTACCAGAAAGAGCAGAAGAAAAAATACAAACAAAACGAATTTAATCCAGACAACTGGCAGTATGATAAAGAAAACGATACATACACGTGTCCGAATCAGCAGCGTTTGGTCTTCAAAAATCATTCCGTGCGTACGGACAAATCAGGATTCACACGCGAGTTCAAACTATATGAGTGTGAAAACTGCACAGGCTGTCCATTCCGTTCCTCTTGCACCAAAGCAAAGGAAGGTACGAACCGAAAATTAATGGTGAATGAAAAATGGGAACAGCAAAAAGAATATGTAAGAGCGAAGCTTTCAGAAGAAAAAACAAGTTCCATCTACCGTCAACGGAAAATAGATGTGGAACCAGTTTTTGGATTTTTGAAGGCTAATTTGCGTTTCAACCGATTTTCTGTCCGCGGACAGAAAAAGGTTGAAAATGAAATGGGATTTGCATTAATGGCCGTGAATATAAGGAAATTCGCGGTCAGTAGGTAA